One segment of Parvularcula sp. IMCC14364 DNA contains the following:
- a CDS encoding ComF family protein — MQKALAQFLDSTRRGSISALSALRDTLLPPQCPVTGEQVLTHGGLSPRAWQQVSFIAPPLCDLCGIPFEISLSDALICGACAATGKFDSALISDKGLDRVRAAMRYDDVSANLALSLKYADRHDLVEGFAAMMSGVIAQLQTPETIVVPVPLHPRRLRRRRFNQAALLAKALAHKADLPVCLDFLERHRSTPQQQGLSAKARKRNVAGAFRIRDKYLPLQGSQHFLLVDDVLTTGSTLKECARVLKRAGAGQVNAVVLARVVKDDVIAI, encoded by the coding sequence ATGCAAAAAGCCTTGGCACAGTTTCTGGACAGCACGCGACGCGGATCAATATCTGCCCTCAGCGCTTTGCGCGATACACTGTTACCGCCCCAGTGTCCGGTGACGGGCGAGCAGGTACTAACACACGGCGGATTGTCGCCGCGTGCGTGGCAGCAGGTCTCCTTTATCGCACCGCCATTATGCGATCTTTGTGGCATACCATTCGAAATATCACTGAGTGACGCGCTTATTTGCGGGGCTTGCGCAGCGACCGGAAAATTCGACTCTGCGCTGATTTCTGACAAGGGCCTGGACCGGGTCAGGGCTGCCATGCGGTATGATGATGTATCCGCCAACCTCGCACTCAGCCTTAAATATGCAGATCGGCATGACCTGGTGGAAGGGTTTGCCGCCATGATGTCAGGCGTGATCGCGCAGTTGCAGACCCCAGAGACGATTGTCGTGCCTGTGCCCTTGCATCCACGCAGATTAAGGCGGCGCAGGTTCAATCAGGCCGCCTTGCTGGCAAAAGCTCTGGCGCACAAGGCTGACTTGCCTGTCTGTCTGGATTTTCTCGAACGCCATCGCTCGACACCCCAGCAACAGGGCCTCTCCGCCAAAGCGCGAAAACGAAATGTCGCTGGCGCTTTTCGTATTCGCGACAAGTATCTGCCACTGCAGGGCAGCCAGCATTTCCTGCTAGTGGATGATGTGTTGACCACAGGTTCAACCCTGAAAGAGTGCGCGCGTGTTCTCAAGCGGGCCGGTGCCGGACAAGTGAATGCTGTCGTTCTGGCGCGGGTTGTGAAAGATGATGTGATCGCAATATAA
- a CDS encoding methyltransferase domain-containing protein, protein MSSTHQTRTVPQIFDRQLLRLRQRRAALRFADHDFLHKIIAEDIVDRLETVTRDFPSACFLGTGTQRLSNGLTAQCAVGTVDMYDSLAQPTDTPATPVWFSGTEELPARPGSCALIVSMMELHSMNDMPGYLAQVRRALKPDGLFIGALPAENTLQELRDCLYAAETEITGGVSPRVYPFASLRELGGLMQRAGFALPVADTLRLPVTYRAPISLLKDLRYMGETNILRNRKPGTLGRQVLSRALDLYREKFSAGKDGSVTATFEIAVLTGWAPHESQQKPLKPGSAKASLEQAVKTGFKD, encoded by the coding sequence ATGAGCAGCACACACCAGACCCGGACAGTACCGCAGATTTTCGACCGGCAACTCCTGCGCTTGCGGCAAAGACGCGCGGCATTGAGGTTTGCTGACCATGATTTCCTGCACAAAATCATTGCCGAGGACATTGTTGACCGACTGGAAACAGTGACACGTGACTTTCCGAGCGCCTGTTTCCTCGGGACCGGTACGCAGAGGCTGAGCAATGGTCTCACGGCCCAATGCGCCGTCGGTACCGTTGATATGTATGACAGCCTTGCTCAACCAACTGACACCCCGGCAACCCCAGTCTGGTTTTCCGGTACAGAAGAACTGCCCGCCCGCCCTGGAAGCTGCGCCCTGATTGTCTCCATGATGGAATTGCACAGCATGAACGACATGCCGGGATACCTCGCGCAAGTTCGCCGCGCCCTGAAACCCGATGGATTGTTTATCGGCGCACTACCAGCCGAAAACACCCTGCAGGAACTGCGTGATTGTCTTTATGCGGCAGAAACAGAAATAACCGGCGGTGTCAGCCCGAGGGTTTATCCCTTTGCCAGCCTGCGGGAGCTTGGCGGCTTGATGCAGCGTGCCGGATTCGCGCTGCCTGTTGCTGATACACTGCGCCTGCCGGTGACCTATCGCGCGCCCATCAGTCTCCTGAAAGATCTGCGATATATGGGCGAGACGAACATACTTCGTAACAGGAAACCAGGTACACTTGGACGGCAGGTTCTTTCAAGAGCCCTTGACCTGTACAGAGAGAAATTCAGTGCCGGAAAAGATGGCAGCGTCACCGCCACATTCGAAATAGCCGTTCTTACCGGGTGGGCGCCACATGAAAGCCAGCAGAAACCTCTCAAACCTGGCTCCGCAAAAGCCTCATTGGAGCAAGCCGTGAAAACAGGTTTTAAGGATTAA
- a CDS encoding Flp family type IVb pilin produces MPALMKKYAGLRRQVDAFSESESGTTFMEYTMIIALLSIATLAFFGQAIDTMKAVFTDISDKVDTAAS; encoded by the coding sequence ATGCCTGCACTGATGAAAAAATATGCGGGTTTGCGCCGTCAGGTAGACGCTTTTTCTGAAAGCGAAAGCGGAACGACCTTTATGGAATATACCATGATTATTGCACTGCTCAGCATCGCAACGCTTGCCTTCTTCGGACAGGCTATTGATACGATGAAAGCCGTCTTCACGGATATTTCCGACAAGGTGGACACAGCTGCGAGCTGA
- the grxC gene encoding glutaredoxin 3, whose amino-acid sequence MVTVDIYTRPFCSYCQRALKLLHEKQADVNEINAGMDKSRRAEMIQRANGASTFPQIFIGDLHIGGSDDLHALERAGKLDPLLQGDTA is encoded by the coding sequence ATGGTGACTGTTGATATCTATACAAGACCGTTTTGTTCCTACTGCCAGCGTGCCCTGAAACTGCTGCATGAAAAGCAGGCGGATGTGAATGAGATCAATGCCGGGATGGACAAATCAAGACGGGCGGAAATGATCCAGCGTGCCAACGGTGCCTCGACATTTCCGCAGATATTTATTGGTGATCTCCATATTGGTGGCTCTGACGACCTCCACGCGCTGGAGCGTGCTGGCAAACTCGATCCCCTGCTGCAGGGAGACACAGCGTGA
- a CDS encoding carbon-nitrogen hydrolase family protein encodes MKVACVQMCSGLERAVNVQSASQMIREAAAAGASIILTPEMTNIVDRKPKRLFSALPAEQGLEEISTFADLAEELGIWLAIGSMAFTLSGDADNQRAANRAYLFSPAGRIVNIYDKIHMFDVDLPDGESWKESSIYTAGETAAVIETPLAKIGQTICYDLRFPALYRKLAQAGAEILLIPAAFTYQTGKAHWESLLRARAIETGSYVMAAAQGGEHEDGRSTWGHSMIIDPWGKVIAVKADTSPGVIVADIDPAKVSQVRQQIPNLALEKSLHINNIQAS; translated from the coding sequence GTGAAAGTAGCCTGTGTGCAAATGTGTTCGGGGCTTGAGCGCGCTGTGAATGTTCAGTCTGCGTCCCAAATGATCCGGGAAGCGGCGGCGGCGGGGGCCAGTATCATCCTGACGCCGGAGATGACAAATATTGTTGATCGCAAGCCGAAGCGCCTGTTTTCGGCATTGCCAGCGGAGCAGGGGCTGGAAGAAATCAGCACCTTTGCCGACTTGGCCGAAGAACTCGGGATATGGCTGGCTATTGGCTCCATGGCGTTCACGCTGTCGGGAGACGCAGACAATCAGCGCGCAGCCAACCGCGCCTATCTGTTCAGCCCGGCGGGCCGGATTGTGAATATCTATGACAAGATTCATATGTTTGACGTAGATCTGCCGGACGGCGAAAGCTGGAAAGAGTCGAGCATCTATACGGCTGGCGAAACAGCGGCAGTTATCGAGACGCCGTTGGCAAAAATCGGCCAGACCATCTGTTACGATCTGCGCTTCCCGGCCCTTTACCGAAAGCTGGCGCAGGCTGGCGCCGAAATTCTCCTGATCCCGGCAGCATTTACCTATCAGACAGGCAAGGCGCATTGGGAAAGTTTGCTCCGGGCACGGGCTATCGAAACCGGCTCTTATGTCATGGCGGCCGCGCAAGGCGGCGAGCATGAGGATGGTCGCAGCACATGGGGGCACAGCATGATTATTGATCCGTGGGGGAAGGTGATTGCCGTCAAGGCGGATACATCTCCGGGGGTTATCGTGGCTGATATTGACCCGGCAAAAGTGTCACAGGTGCGCCAGCAAATTCCAAACCTTGCACTTGAAAAGAGCCTGCACATCAACAATATCCAGGCCTCATGA